The genomic interval CATCCGTCCAATGGACTTGATTGCTCGAAGGCATCCACGGCACAGTTCGTAATACCGGACACTGTCTTCCACTGGTTCAATGACCCGTTCCACCTCCGCCAGAAGCTGGTCAAACCTGGAATGGGAAATTGAACATTCAAACAGACTGTACTGAACTCCATCTCCATACTTTGAAAGTAATTTATGAAGACGGGTTCGACGACGGTCATCCGTGATGTCATAGGCCACCACAAACAGCGTTGAATCTAGGTTCATTCGGTTCCCCCAATCTTTGAAGCCAGTTGCCCAAGCCAACCAGCCACCGTTCGCCGCGTTGTCGTGACGGCATTTCCACTGTGGTGGGCAATTGTTTGGGCAACGACGGCTGGGAGCGTGGCTGGAGGAACAATGTTCCCATCGGCAGCAAAGTGGTACCCGAGAAAATCAAAAGCCTCACCCGGTCCAACAATTCGGGTTTTCTCGGGGTGCAATCCAAGATGCCGTTGTTTGAGCGACTGACGCACCAGCCGGAGGGCATTGGCCGCTTCGGTTTTCGTCTGAGCGGCAATGACAAAGTCGTCGCAGTAGCGAATGAACCGCATTCCTTTTCCAGTTAAAACTTGATCTACCGGATGAAGGTAAATATTTGACAGTAGCGGAGAAATCGGCGACCCCTGCACAATCCCCCGTGAAATGGTGCCTCGGGATTGAATCGCCCGATACACCAGCGGAGCGACGGTGAGTGCCGCCGCCGCAACTCCACCAATTCCCAGAACTGGGAGAGCCAGCCGCGAAACCAGCGCTCTTTCGGCCAGAGCCCCCACCACGCCATTTTCGACAAACCGACGCAAGAGTGCCTGTCTCCGCTTCGCCACGGTTGATTCGGTCAGGGCAACAGTTTCAGGCTGAGAATCAAGCGGTTCCATCATTTCTGGTTCAAAGCCCGTAGCCGGAACCCCAAGCCGGTCATTGACATATTCATCAGCCATCGAACCCAACGTGTCGCTCAGGCCAAGTCGGGCCCGAGCAATCGTTGACTGGCAGCGTTCAAGCATCCCCAGTTGAGTTGAGATCTGAGGTTCCATCGCGCCGGCATCCAGCCAGAGTCGAATCAGCTTTAAAAGATCGGGATCGTCAAGGGTTTGTGAAACCTCAGCACAGAGCAGCGAATGATTCACGGACGGAAAGAAATCGAGAATATCCGCATCAACTGTCCAGACGTACCCCTGGGCACGAGCAATCACCAGGTGGTGGATAGCGGTTTGGATGGATCTTCCCTGCCGAAAAGCAAAACTACAATCCAGAAACTGACGCTCAAACACCGGTTCGATGGCATCGAGCACCGCTCGTTGAGCAACCCGGTCGCGAACGGTCGGAATGCCCAACTCGCGTTGTGCTCCATTCGGTTTGGAAATACTGACCCACCGATTGGGCAAGGGTTGATAGGTCCGGTTGATCAGATTCCGGGAAAGCTCGGTTAAATGTTCAGACAGCTTTTTCTCAAAGGCTGCGATGTGAAGGGCATCGCTCCCGGCAGCGCCACGGTTGGCTCGAACCTTGCGCCATGCCTGATAGAGCCAATCCAGAGCGGCAATTTGCCTGAGCAATCGTGAAGGTTCAGTTGAATTGGGTGTTGAGTTCATCATCAGGGCATCTCCTTTCCTGGAAACCGTTAATTTTGCTTGTTTCAAAAGCAGGATTGGCTAAGTACCTCGTCATAAGTTTTCTGAGATATTGAGTTTGGTAAGTATTTGATTCTTTTCGTATTTTTCGTGTTTTTCGTGGTTAAAATGTCTGGAAATTTTCGGTAAGGTACTTATCTGTTCGACAAATTCACTTCCGGCGGACATCCTGGTGACGCTGCTCCCACCAGTTCCAGGCCATGTA from Acidobacteriota bacterium carries:
- the cas2 gene encoding CRISPR-associated endonuclease Cas2, with the translated sequence MNLDSTLFVVAYDITDDRRRTRLHKLLSKYGDGVQYSLFECSISHSRFDQLLAEVERVIEPVEDSVRYYELCRGCLRAIKSIGRMPDPTPKAVFLL